From Channa argus isolate prfri chromosome 21, Channa argus male v1.0, whole genome shotgun sequence, one genomic window encodes:
- the mical3b gene encoding protein-methionine sulfoxide oxidase mical3b isoform X19 has product MPETATMGDTSPECQGQELFDEFVSASTCRAALRSFSQLCEHLQVDRCPTERPLYQPIKHRLNYWKANALWAKLDRRAAQQEYLRARACNNTTCVVIGAGPCGLRTAVELSFMGARVVLLEKRDSFSRNNVLHLWPFTIHDLRGLGAKKFYGRFCAGAIDHISIRQLQLVLLKVALLLGVEVHVNVEFKNLVEPPEEQHRHQVGWRMAVSPESHLVNQLEFDVIIGADGRRNTLPGFRRKEFRGKLAIAITANFKNRNTTAEAKVEEISGVAFIFNQRFFQELRRETGIDLENIVYYKDDTHYFVMTAKKQSLLENGVILQDFADTEQLLSQGNVDQNALQAYARKAADFSTNHQLPSLDFAMNHYGQPDVAMFDFTCMHASENAAMIRQRHGHQLLVTLVGDSLLEPFWPMGTGIARGFLAALDSAWMIKRWAQGGAPLDVLAERESLYRLLPQTTSENMQKNINLFSVNPATRYLNISPLTITPAQMRQLVDTGEEAGLNTDCADIIRLPTPRFLRQGSFSQSNQLLTWCQEQTCGYHNISVSDLTTSWKSGLALCALIHKFRPDIILWLSGRVCSGRKHSSGF; this is encoded by the exons ATGCCTGAGAC GGCTACTATGGGAGACACATCTCCAGAATGCCAAGGTCAGGAGCTATTTGATGAGTTTGTGTCAGCATCGACCTGCAGGGCGGCGCTGCGCTCCTTCAGCCAGCTGTGTGAACATCTGCAGGTGGATCGCTGCCCCACAGAGAGGCCGCTGTACCAACCAATCAAACACCGCCTCAACTACTGGAAAGCTAATGCTCTGTGGGCCAAACTGGACCGAAGGGCAGCTCAGCAGGAGTATCTGAGGGCACGGGCTTGTAACAACACCACT TGTGTGGTCATTGGGGCGGGGCCCTGTGGTCTGAGGACAGCGGTGGAGCTGAGCTTTATGGGAGCTCGGGTGGTGCTGCTGGAGAAAAGAGACTCATTCTCCAGGAACAACGTGCTCCACTTATGGCCCTTCACCATCCATGACCTGCGGGGTCTTGGGGCCAAAAAGTTCTACGGAAGGTTCTGCGCCGGCGCTATCGACCACATCA GTATCCGTCAGCTGCAGCTGGTCCTGCTAAAGGTTGCCTTACTGCTGGGAGTCGAAGTCCATGTTAACGTTGAGTTCAAAAACCTGGTAGAGCCACCTGAAGAGCAGCACAGGCACC AGGTGGGCTGGAGGATGGCAGTGAGTCCAGAATCTCATCTTGTCAATCAGCTGGAATTTGATGTCATTATTGGAGCAGACGGACGGAGGAACACACTGCCAG GTTTCAGGCGCAAAGAGTTCAGGGGGAAACTGGCCATTGCCATCACAGCcaactttaaaaacagaaacaccacGGCTGAGGCCAAAGTGGAGGAGATCAGTGGAGTGGCCTTCATCTTCAATCAGAGGTTCTTCCAGGAACTACGACGGGAAACTG GGATTGACCTAGAGAACATTGTGTATTATAAAGATGACACACACTACTTCGTGATGACTGCAAAGAAGCAGAGTCTGTTGGAGAATGGCGTAATTCTGCAG GACTTTGCTGACACCGAGCAGCTCCTCTCTCAGGGAAATGTGGACCAGAATGCATTGCAGGCGTATGCTCGCAAGGCCGCTGACTTCTCTACTAATCATCAGCTGCCATCTCTGGACTTTGCCATGAACCACTATGGTCAGCCGGATGTCGCCATGTTTGACTTCACTTGCATGCATGCGTCTGAGAACGCAGCCATGATCCGCCAACGCCATGGACACCAGTTGCTTGTCACACTGGTGGGAGATAGCCTGCTGGAG CCCTTCTGGCCAATGGGGACCGGCATAGCTCGGGGGTTTCTGGCAGCTCTGGACTCTGCCTGGATGATCAAACGCTGGGCTCAGGGAGGAGCTCCTCTGGATGTCCTGGCTGAAAG agAGAGTTTATACCGTCTCCTCCCTCAGACAACTTCAGAGAACATGCAGAAGAACATCAACTTGTTCTCCGTTAATCCAGCGACCAGATACCTGAACATCAGCCCGTTGACCATCACGCCTGCTCAG atGAGACAACTGGTGGACACAGGTGAGGAGGCAGGGTTAAACACAGACTGTGCTGACATCATCCGTCTGCCTACACCCCGATTCCTTAGACAAG GGTCCTTCTCTCAGTCCAATCAGCTGCTGACCTGGTGTCAGGAGCAGACTTGTGGTTACCATAACATTTCCGTTAGCGACCTGACAACATCCTGGAAGAGCGGCCTTGCTCTGTGTGCCCTGATCCATAAATTCAGGCCTGATATCAT ACTTTGGCTCTCTGGACGAGTCTGCAGTGGAAGAAAACACTCGTCTGGGTTTTGA